The DNA sequence CGAATGCCTATTGCAAAAAGTACACGGCTAAACGGGATTTCTTTTGAAGCTTCTATCCCTTCAATAAGCTTGTCAGCTGACTTTTCCTTGAACTTATCCAGTTTTGCAATTAGCTCCACTTTACGAAGCGAATAAAGGTCAGTAGCATCCGCAATCAATTGTTTCTCCAGCAATTGCTCGATTCTCTCACTGCCCAAGGAGTCGATATTCATCGCTTTTCGCTGCACAAAATGCTCCACTTTTCCTTTTACCTGTGGAGGACATTGACGCTCATTAGGACAATAATAGGCCGCTTCTCCTTCCTTTCTGATCAGCTCTGTCTGACAGGCAGGACAGTTTTTCAAAAACTCAATCGGTAAAGATCCTACTTCTCTAGCCGAAGCATCTACTCCAGTAATTTTTGGAATAATTTCCCCACCTTTTTCAACGTACACCATATCGTGCTCGTGTAGATCCAAGCGGGCGATCTCATTGGCATTATGAACGGATGCACGCTTAACCGTTGTTCCAGCTAACTGCACAGGCTCCAGATTTGCTACGGGTGTTACTGCTCCTGTTCTTCCTACTTGATATGTAATCGAATTAAGGCGAGTGGTAGCACTTTCTGCCTTGTACTTATAAGCTATCGCCCAGCGAGGACTTTTGGATGTATTACCCAATGTACGCTGCTGGTTATAGCCATTTACCTTGATTACCACGCCATCAGTATCTAGAGGAAGTTCAAATCTCTTCTCCTGCCAATCATGGATATACTCAAGAACTTCCTTAATGTTCTTACAGCTTCTGAAAGTTGGTGAAACATTGAAGCCCCATTTCTTTAACTTGTCTAGTGCCTCAAAGTGTGTTGCTACCTGATTGTTGTCAGAGATAAAACTGTATACAAAACAATCAAGCTTTCGCTCTGACACTACAGCAGAGTCTTGCATCTTAAATGTCCCTGAAGCCGCATTACGAGGGTTTGCCAGCAAGTTTTGTAATTTCTTTCCAGCAGACTGTCTTTTCAGGTTTTCCGCTTCAATCTGGCTATTGATTCTATTAAAAGACTCTCTGCTCATAAAACCTTCACCACGTACCTCAAACAGTTCTGGAACATCCTCTCCATGAAGCCTTAAAGGTATCGTACGAACAGTCTTGACGTTTGCCGTGATATCATCACCCTGCACACCGTCACCTCTCGTCGCAGCTTGCTTAAGAATTCCATTCTCATAAGTCAAGCTCAAGGCTACTCCATCAAATTTAAGCTCACAAACATATTCAAAGTCATCCCCGATAGCATCACGGACACGGTTATCAAAATCCAACAAGTCTTGTTCATCATACGAGTTGGATAAAGAAAGCATTGGATAGCGGTGAGTCACCGTCTCAAAATCTTTTGTGATGGTTCCTCCAACACGCTGTGTAGGTGAATCATCCTGTTGCCATTCTGGAAATTGGTTTTCCAATTGCTCAAGTTCTTTCAGCAGTGTATCAAACTCATAATCTGACACCTCTGAAACACTATTCATATAGTATTGATAGTTGTAGTAGTTCAGCTTTTCGGTCAGCTCTCCAATTCTTTCTTTTGCCTGATTGCGGTCCATGTTGATTTATTCTTAAAAGATGTTTGTGAGTATTTGGTTGCTATGAATATGCAGTCGCAATTATAGACTTAATTGTTTTTCAAAATGAAAGCGAAGCTTGTGCTTCGCTAAACATCAAAATCTTTGTATTACAAATACTGCTTGATATTATCAGCAATTTCCTGCATTTCCTCAGGAGCCAATTTCAGCTTTTCGGATGTAAAGTTCAGGTCTCCGATATCGTTCAAAGGAACCAAGTGCAAGTGCGCATGTGGAACTTCCAAGCCAATTACAGCCTGCCCTACTTTTTTACACGGATAGGCTTTCTTGATAGCCGCAGCAAGTTTCTTGGCAACAATATACAAGCCTGCCAAATCCTCATCCTCCATGTCAAACATGTAATCTACCTCTTGCTTAGGTACCAGTAGCACATGCCCTTTCTTCAAAGGGAATACGTCAAGAAAAGCCAAATACTTATCATCTTCATACACTTTGTAAGAAGGGATTTCGCCTGCGATAATTTTAGAAAAGATTGTTGCCATCGGTTCAAATGTTTTTGGATATACTAAGAATCTATTTTCTTTTTTCTGTACCAAATATAGAATTAGCCATAGAGCTGTGCAAAGCCATTCATTCAAAAAAAGCGTTAAATACCTCAGCTGATTGAGAATTAGGGCAAAAAAAAACTGCCAACTCAAAAGTCAGCAGTTCCTTTATACTTATAATATATCAAGAGACTTCTTCAGGTATATTACAAGCCTACATCGAGTACCTCAAAAATCATTTTACCACGAGGTGTAACAATATCTGCTTTGTCACCAACTCTTTTTCCAATTAGGCCTTTACCAATTGGTGAATCAACAGAAATCTTATTTTTCTTAAGGTCAGCTTCTTTGGCAGCCACCAACTGATATTCCATTACGGTACCGTTTGGTGCTTTGATTTTCACGCGTGAAAGAATGCCTACTCTATCTGTATCTAGTTTAGACTGGTCGATGACCCTCCCGTTAGCTACCAGATTTTCAAGTTGTGCAATTTCTGCCTCCAAGTGCCCTTGTGCATCCTTTGCTGCATCGTATTCAGCATTCTCACTCAAGTCACCTTTATCTCTTGCTTCTGCAATCGCATTAGCAATCTCTTTTCTTCCTTGTGTTTTCAGCCTATGCAGTTCATCCTTGAGCTTCTGTAGCCCTTCTGCGGTATAATATGTGATATTTGACATTTTGATATAGGTTTAATGGCCTAATCTGAAAAGAAAAAACGATTCAAATTGTTTGAATCGCTGCTCGTACTTATAGGCACGAAATACAAATGTAATCAAAATTATAAGTTCCTGGGGAACGTTCCTCTAACTTTTAAATAGATCTTTCTATTGAGAAATCATGTAATGTATAAACCAAAAGTTAAGGAAATGTAATCAATTATTAAAGAAAAAAGCTAGGATTTTGAGTCTTTCCCAGCTACATATGCCGCTCCTATTAGAACCACAAGCAACAAAACGGCTATCAACTCAAAGGCCAGAATAAAGTCCGTCATCAAGTTCACGCCAATGATTCTGATAGATGAACCGTTATGGATTTCGCCTGCATTAGCGGCATCTGCAATCCAAGGAACATCCTGCCAAACCGTCTGAACTATTGTATAACTCAGTAATGCAAATGCTGTCAAGCTGGCGATAATACCACCAAAAAAATTGGAGCTACCTGAATACAACCCCTTATTTTCCCGTGTTTTAGTAAACATGACCCCAAAGAGCAGCAATACGAGGATCCCTCCCATATAAACCACAATTTGAGTAATGGAAAGGAAGTCAGCTCCTGACAAGGCATATAACGCAGCAACTCCTAAAAAAGAGAGTAGCAACATCAACGCACAATAAAGGACATTTCTGGTAAAAAGAATCAGAATAGCAGGCAATACGGTTACAGCCGCAAAAAAATAAAATATATACTGTTCCATGATACGCTACTATACTTTCGGTTTGAAACTCGGTCTGAATTTAGGCTTTGCAGTTCCTGTACTTTCCGGCTTTGCTTCAGTATTTTTTGCAGCTGCTTGTTTTTTAGCAGCCTGAGCTTCCTCAAAAAGACGCTTTTTCTCTTCGACTTCTTCAGGGGTCATCTCTGAGAATTGATAATTCAGCTTAAATAGATCGTACTCACTGAATTCATAATCCTTAGTCATCGTCAGACATTCCGTTGGGCAAACCGTAGTACACAAACCGCAGAAACAGCACTTTGCCATGTCAATATCAAACTTGGCTGCATAGATACGTTTCGGTGTACCGTCAGAAGTGGTTCCAATTACTTCAGCGGACTTCACAGGTTCGATATCAATACAATTCACAGGGCAAACTTTGACACACTTGTCACAGACAATACAGTCATCAATCTCATTGTGAAGCTTGTACCTACCCACATCAGGTACAGGAAACTTCTCACGAGGATACTCCATCGTCACAATTCCTTCCTGATATTTCGTGAAATAATCTTCGTGTGAAGTGCCAATTGGTTGCCTTCTTTCCTTACTAATAGCCTTGTTGAAGTGATCAAGTGTTAGCTTCACTCCTTCTATTGAAGTACTGATTGCTTCCTTGATCCCTCCCCAATAAGAACTATTAGCCCCCTTTCTCGGATTCGTCATATAGAAATTCAGTTTACCTGAAAGTTTTCACATTTGTTCATTTCTGCATTTAGGAAATTTTCAATTTCAAACGCAGTTGCAAGTATAGACTATTAATCTAAAACTATGAAATGTCCGTTAGGTTTAATAAAACCTAGATTAAATTGAATTTTTATGAATTAATCCCCTGCTCTTTCTGAAGGATAAACTTCGCTACTTCATCTTCATACATATACAATTCAACCAGCAATGGATTAACCCATCTGCGGATCATCGGCGGCAAGTCATCTTCAACGGCAGGCTCTTTTTCACTAATAAACTCCTTAAGGTATTTCTCAATCAGCTGCTGCTGTTTATCATAGGCAATCAGCAACTTATCTACTTCATAGTCTTCACTCCTATGCAAGTGCAACAGTCTGGTTTCATCCAGTGTGGTTTCAATATTCAATAAGTGAGCTGCTAGGTCTTCTGACAGAAAACTTTTACTGATCAGTGCTTTCTCGTGTTCTTTTATTTCTTTCATATCAGTGTGCGGATTATATGGTTGCTTGGATAAGCAAAGTTATGATTTTTTTCCACAATCAATTAGTACATTTCAAATACAGCTCAAATATTCCTTCTGCTGACAAAATGAAAGTCAACCTTGACAAAATTTCAGCAAAATCTATCCTTAAGCATTCTTAATCAGTCATTTTGACACAATATTGATCAAGAAAATAGTCTTTTTTCAAATGGTACAGAAATTGAATTTTATAATGTAAAATCAACAACACACAGTCAGTATATAGCTGACCTATTTCATGTTAAACCAATAAACCATTTCGCTATGTCACTGATTAAAAAAGAACCTGGAATGCTTCCAACATTCGGGAGAATGTTTGAGGACCTATTCAACAAAGACCTGTTTGATTTGAGTGAAAACTTCTTTACAGGTAACAAAATGCCTGCTGTGAATGTAAAAGAAACTGAACGGGCCTATGAATTAGAAGTTGCCGCACCTGGCATCAACAAGGACGACTTTAAGATTGAAGTAAACGACAATGTGTTGACTATATCGAGTGAGGTCAAAAGCGAAGTGAATGAAGAAGATAAAGGTCAATTCAGAAGACGGGAATTCAGTTATCAGTCATTCAAGCGTTCATTTACATTACCACAGGACCATGTAGACCTTGAGAACATAAAAGCAAGTCATAATAATGGCGTACTGATGCTGAACATTCCTAAAAAAGACCCAAATGTACCCAAAACAGTAAGGTCCATTGAGATATCGTAATAGGCACAGCCGTCTAACACCAAAAAGCCGAAGTTTACCGCTTCGGCTTTTTTTATCCCTGAAATTACTATTTTGTATACTACATTTGTTACAAGACAAACAGACACTTTTTAAACTGTATCTGCTCAACTGGTCAAAGTCTAAGAAATGAATATGTCAAGTAGGTTAATAATTGAAGAGTTCCAGAATGAGAAAGTAACATCTGAACAGATGGAAATGCTTTTGGCCGCTGGATGGAGACATTTTGGGGAGAAGTTTTACCGATACAATATCAGCATTTACGAGAATAGGGTTTGCAGTGTAATGCCACTTCGCATCAGTATGAAGGACTTTCAGTTCAGTAAAAGTCAAAGAAAAATTTTAGCTAAGAACAAGGAATTTAGCGTTGAGATCAAAGACCTTGAAGTGGATGCCGAAAAAGTAGCACTGTTCGAAAGACACAAAAGAAAATTCAAGGAAAATATCCCTCAAAGCATTTATGATTTCCTTTCTTACAAATCTCCGGCATACTGCCCACTCTTAACCAAGGAAGTAAGCGTTTATGATGGCAGAAAGCTGATTGCCTGTAGCTTTATGGATGAAACAGTAAATACTTGCTCAAGCATTTACGGAATGTTTGACCTTGACTACGGAAAGTATAGTCTTGGGTTACTTACAATGTTATTGGAGCTTGAGTTTGCCATCGCTAACGGAAAGGAATACTATTACCATGGTTACTGTTATAACATTCCTTCTTTTTATGATTACAAAAAGAAGTTCAACAGCCTGTATTATTATGATTGGCATGGGCAATGGCTCCCATTTCCAAAACAGTAAAAGTCCCGAACTTTCAATTTCTTCACTCTGATTCAGAAAATCTCTAATTTATCCTATTTTTGCGCATAATCTGAAGCAAAAATTAGGATAAACAATTATATGATTCTAGGAATAATTCCTGCCCGCTATGCCTCCACAAGATTTCCAGCCAAACCTTTGGCAGATATCAAAGGCAAAAGCATGATTCAGCGTTGCTATGAACAAGTAAGTAAGGCTCAATCAATTGACAAGGTAGTTGTGGCTACTGACCATCAAGAGATTTATGATCATGTCCAAAGTTTTGGGGGCAATGTAGTCATGACTTCTACAGATCACCCAAGTGGTACTGATCGTTGCTTTGAAGCTTTGCAGTTGCAAGAAGAGACTTATCAATATGTGATCAATATTCAGGGCGATGAACCTTTTATCGATCCATCTCAGATTGATGAACTGGCAGCATTACTTCAATCAGGTGAAACCGAAATCGCTACATTAGGGATCAAAATCAAAGAGGCTGAAAAGCTTTTTGACCCCAACACAGTCAAGCTGATCAAAAACAGCGAGGCTGATGCGATCTATTTCAGCAGACAGGCAATCCCATTCTTAAGAGACTTCCCTCAGGATGAATGGCTCGCCCAGCATGATTTCTACAAACACTTAGGAATGTATGCTTACCGAAGCGATGTGCTTGAAAAGATCACACAATTAAAACCCTCTACCCTTGAGCAGCTAGAAAAGCTAGAACAGCTACGTTGGTTGGAGAATGGTTATAAGATAAAGGTGAGTATCACAGACAAAGAGAGTATTGGAATAGACACTCCTGAGGATCTTGAGAAGGCTATTAAGAAACTGCTATAAAAATAAAAGGCTGACATAAACTGTCAGCCTTCTTTTTATTTAAACCTGAATTTCATCATAACAGGATAATGATCTGAAATATCTCCAAAGTCACTTAGCACTTTCCATTCCAGACTTTCAATTCTATCCTTGGTGTAAAATATAAAATCCAGATGCTCATTATCAGGATAATAAGTTACAGCTTGTCCTTCATTTAATTCTGACTCAGGACACGCCACTCCCATCTCAGGATCATCCAGCAAGATCTTAATTCCTGCATTCTCATAGTCAGGATCACTGTTGAAATCTCCCAGCAAAATTACAGGATAACTCTTAGCATACTGTTTAAATAATTGCTGTGCATATTCGATGTGGTTGATTCTGGTTGTCTGGTCAAAAGCCTCAGTATGTATATTGATCAATATGACCTCAGTGCCATTAATATCAATTTTGGCAACTTCAGCTAACCGATCGAGGTACATGGCTTTATAATAGAATGGCTGGCTTTCCACTTTTTCCAATACAATTCTTTCGTGCTCCTTAATCGGGAACTTACTCAAGAACGATTGTCCGGAAACAATTCTTCCATAATGAGCTGAAACAGGAAAATATGGAAATGGCAAATACTTTTTATCCCAATTGACTGCAATTGCTCCATACTGCATTTTAAGGTGCTTTGCCAGCTCATCATGCTGATTGACTTTATAAGAACGATTGCTGTTGAAATCAATCTCCTGAAAAGCTATAATATCTGCATTGACAGCCGAAAGCTTTTCTTTAGCCCTCCTCATATTATCTTCAAACAGCACTTTCTCCATCTTTACACTTTGATTATTGAGCATTCCTGACAAATACCCAATGTTATAGGTTAGCAGAGTAAAGACTGAATCATTCTTAGACGCTTCAGCGTCAGTATAAGTCATAACTTTACTGTACTCCGCTTCTTTGAGGTTAGGAGACTTTGCCCAAAAATAAAATGCTCCTACTCCAACCAAGAGTAAGTCAAATGTATAAAATGCGCCTTTAAATAGTTTTTTCATTATTGGTTAGTATTAGCATTTGTAATGGAGAATTGAATAACTCTCTTCTTAAAAAGTTTTTTAATCCAACTTCTGGTTGTTTTAGCATCACAGTAGAAGTTAATT is a window from the Limibacter armeniacum genome containing:
- the greA gene encoding transcription elongation factor GreA, giving the protein MSNITYYTAEGLQKLKDELHRLKTQGRKEIANAIAEARDKGDLSENAEYDAAKDAQGHLEAEIAQLENLVANGRVIDQSKLDTDRVGILSRVKIKAPNGTVMEYQLVAAKEADLKKNKISVDSPIGKGLIGKRVGDKADIVTPRGKMIFEVLDVGL
- a CDS encoding 4Fe-4S dicluster domain-containing protein, whose translation is MTNPRKGANSSYWGGIKEAISTSIEGVKLTLDHFNKAISKERRQPIGTSHEDYFTKYQEGIVTMEYPREKFPVPDVGRYKLHNEIDDCIVCDKCVKVCPVNCIDIEPVKSAEVIGTTSDGTPKRIYAAKFDIDMAKCCFCGLCTTVCPTECLTMTKDYEFSEYDLFKLNYQFSEMTPEEVEEKKRLFEEAQAAKKQAAAKNTEAKPESTGTAKPKFRPSFKPKV
- a CDS encoding Hsp20/alpha crystallin family protein: MSLIKKEPGMLPTFGRMFEDLFNKDLFDLSENFFTGNKMPAVNVKETERAYELEVAAPGINKDDFKIEVNDNVLTISSEVKSEVNEEDKGQFRRREFSYQSFKRSFTLPQDHVDLENIKASHNNGVLMLNIPKKDPNVPKTVRSIEIS
- a CDS encoding endonuclease/exonuclease/phosphatase family protein, whose product is MKKLFKGAFYTFDLLLVGVGAFYFWAKSPNLKEAEYSKVMTYTDAEASKNDSVFTLLTYNIGYLSGMLNNQSVKMEKVLFEDNMRRAKEKLSAVNADIIAFQEIDFNSNRSYKVNQHDELAKHLKMQYGAIAVNWDKKYLPFPYFPVSAHYGRIVSGQSFLSKFPIKEHERIVLEKVESQPFYYKAMYLDRLAEVAKIDINGTEVILINIHTEAFDQTTRINHIEYAQQLFKQYAKSYPVILLGDFNSDPDYENAGIKILLDDPEMGVACPESELNEGQAVTYYPDNEHLDFIFYTKDRIESLEWKVLSDFGDISDHYPVMMKFRFK
- the kdsB gene encoding 3-deoxy-manno-octulosonate cytidylyltransferase, with protein sequence MILGIIPARYASTRFPAKPLADIKGKSMIQRCYEQVSKAQSIDKVVVATDHQEIYDHVQSFGGNVVMTSTDHPSGTDRCFEALQLQEETYQYVINIQGDEPFIDPSQIDELAALLQSGETEIATLGIKIKEAEKLFDPNTVKLIKNSEADAIYFSRQAIPFLRDFPQDEWLAQHDFYKHLGMYAYRSDVLEKITQLKPSTLEQLEKLEQLRWLENGYKIKVSITDKESIGIDTPEDLEKAIKKLL
- a CDS encoding arginine-tRNA-protein transferase, which gives rise to MSSRLIIEEFQNEKVTSEQMEMLLAAGWRHFGEKFYRYNISIYENRVCSVMPLRISMKDFQFSKSQRKILAKNKEFSVEIKDLEVDAEKVALFERHKRKFKENIPQSIYDFLSYKSPAYCPLLTKEVSVYDGRKLIACSFMDETVNTCSSIYGMFDLDYGKYSLGLLTMLLELEFAIANGKEYYYHGYCYNIPSFYDYKKKFNSLYYYDWHGQWLPFPKQ
- a CDS encoding HIT family protein, which translates into the protein MATIFSKIIAGEIPSYKVYEDDKYLAFLDVFPLKKGHVLLVPKQEVDYMFDMEDEDLAGLYIVAKKLAAAIKKAYPCKKVGQAVIGLEVPHAHLHLVPLNDIGDLNFTSEKLKLAPEEMQEIADNIKQYL
- the ligA gene encoding NAD-dependent DNA ligase LigA yields the protein MDRNQAKERIGELTEKLNYYNYQYYMNSVSEVSDYEFDTLLKELEQLENQFPEWQQDDSPTQRVGGTITKDFETVTHRYPMLSLSNSYDEQDLLDFDNRVRDAIGDDFEYVCELKFDGVALSLTYENGILKQAATRGDGVQGDDITANVKTVRTIPLRLHGEDVPELFEVRGEGFMSRESFNRINSQIEAENLKRQSAGKKLQNLLANPRNAASGTFKMQDSAVVSERKLDCFVYSFISDNNQVATHFEALDKLKKWGFNVSPTFRSCKNIKEVLEYIHDWQEKRFELPLDTDGVVIKVNGYNQQRTLGNTSKSPRWAIAYKYKAESATTRLNSITYQVGRTGAVTPVANLEPVQLAGTTVKRASVHNANEIARLDLHEHDMVYVEKGGEIIPKITGVDASAREVGSLPIEFLKNCPACQTELIRKEGEAAYYCPNERQCPPQVKGKVEHFVQRKAMNIDSLGSERIEQLLEKQLIADATDLYSLRKVELIAKLDKFKEKSADKLIEGIEASKEIPFSRVLFAIGIRFVGATVAEKLAEHFKSLDALSQASKEELVNVPEIGEKIADSVKEFFADPLNQGFIEKLKATGVKLELDESELSTSAETGDALDGKTFVISGVFTQFSRDELKAMIKANGGKVTSSISKKLDFLVAGDKMGPAKLQKASDLGINIISEEEFLAMVQN
- a CDS encoding NADH-quinone oxidoreductase subunit J family protein, producing MEQYIFYFFAAVTVLPAILILFTRNVLYCALMLLLSFLGVAALYALSGADFLSITQIVVYMGGILVLLLFGVMFTKTRENKGLYSGSSNFFGGIIASLTAFALLSYTIVQTVWQDVPWIADAANAGEIHNGSSIRIIGVNLMTDFILAFELIAVLLLVVLIGAAYVAGKDSKS